A window of the Bacteroides thetaiotaomicron VPI-5482 genome harbors these coding sequences:
- a CDS encoding Cof-type HAD-IIB family hydrolase has product MKYKLIVLDLDGTLTNSKKEISSRNRETLIRIQEQGIRLVLASGRPTYGIVPLANELRMNEFGGFILSYNGGEIINWESKEMMYENVLPNEVVPVLYECARTNHLSILTYDGAEIVTENSLDPYVQKEAFLNKMAIRETNDFLTDITLPVAKCLIVGDAGKLIPVESELCIRLQGKINVFRSEPYFLELVPQGIDKALSLSVLLENIGMTREEVIAIGDGYNDLSMIKFAGMGVAMGNAQEPVKKAADYITLTNDEDGVAEAIERIFNVP; this is encoded by the coding sequence ATGAAATACAAACTCATAGTGCTCGACCTCGACGGCACACTCACCAATTCTAAAAAAGAAATCTCTTCCCGCAACCGGGAAACGCTGATACGCATACAAGAACAAGGTATCCGTCTGGTCCTTGCATCAGGGCGACCGACTTATGGCATCGTACCGCTCGCCAACGAGTTACGCATGAATGAGTTCGGCGGATTTATCCTGTCCTATAACGGTGGGGAAATCATCAACTGGGAAAGCAAAGAAATGATGTACGAGAATGTACTGCCCAACGAAGTCGTTCCGGTACTCTACGAATGTGCCCGCACCAATCATCTAAGCATACTGACTTACGACGGAGCAGAAATAGTGACCGAAAACTCGTTGGATCCATACGTACAAAAAGAAGCCTTCCTCAATAAAATGGCGATACGGGAAACAAACGACTTCCTGACTGACATCACCCTCCCAGTAGCCAAGTGCCTCATCGTCGGAGATGCCGGCAAGCTAATTCCTGTAGAATCCGAGCTTTGTATCCGCCTGCAAGGAAAGATCAATGTCTTCCGTTCGGAACCTTATTTCCTGGAGTTGGTTCCGCAAGGTATCGACAAGGCTTTATCCCTCAGCGTCCTGTTGGAAAATATAGGAATGACACGCGAGGAAGTGATAGCTATAGGCGATGGCTACAATGACCTGTCGATGATCAAATTTGCTGGTATGGGCGTAGCAATGGGCAACGCGCAGGAGCCTGTGAAGAAGGCTGCCGACTACATTACACTGACTAATGACGAAGATGGGGTTGCGGAAGCGATAGAGAGAATCTTCAACGTCCCATAA
- the cysS gene encoding cysteine--tRNA ligase, with protein sequence MEHQLTIYNTLDRKKELFVPLHAPHVGMYVCGPTVYGDAHLGHARPAITFDVLFRYLTHLGYKVRYVRNITDVGHLEHDADEGEDKIAKKARLEELEPMEVVQYYLNRYHKAMEALNVLSPSIEPHASGHIIEQIQLVQKILDAGYAYESEGSVYFDVAKYNKDYHYGKLSGRNLDDVLNTTRDLDGQSEKRNPADFALWKKAQPEHIMRWPSPWSDGFPGWHAECTAMGRKYLGEHFDIHGGGMDLIFPHHECEIAQSVASQGDDMVHYWMHNNMITINGTKMGKSLGNFITLDEFFNGTHKLLAQAYTPMTIRFFILQAHYRSTVDFSNEALQASEKGLQRLIEAIEGLDKITPAATTSEGINVKELRAKCYEAMNDDLNTPIVIAQLFEGARIINNINAGNATISAEDLKDLKETFHLFCFDIMGLKEEKGSSDGREAAYGKVVDMLLEQRMKAKANKDWATSDEIRNTLTALGFEVKDTKDGFEWRLNK encoded by the coding sequence ATGGAACATCAACTTACCATTTACAACACGTTAGATAGAAAGAAAGAATTGTTCGTACCGCTTCACGCACCGCATGTAGGCATGTATGTATGCGGACCGACAGTATACGGTGATGCTCACTTGGGACATGCCCGTCCCGCCATCACATTTGACGTACTCTTCCGTTATCTGACTCATTTAGGATATAAAGTACGCTATGTACGCAATATTACCGATGTCGGTCATCTGGAGCATGATGCTGACGAAGGAGAAGACAAAATAGCCAAGAAAGCCCGTCTCGAAGAATTGGAGCCTATGGAAGTTGTTCAGTATTACCTGAACCGCTATCATAAGGCAATGGAAGCACTGAATGTACTTTCTCCCAGCATCGAACCGCACGCTTCGGGTCACATTATCGAACAAATCCAGCTCGTACAGAAGATTCTGGACGCCGGATACGCTTACGAAAGCGAAGGTTCCGTCTACTTTGACGTAGCTAAATATAACAAGGATTATCATTACGGCAAACTCTCAGGGCGCAACTTGGACGACGTACTGAATACCACCCGCGACCTCGATGGACAAAGCGAAAAACGTAATCCCGCCGACTTCGCCCTCTGGAAAAAAGCGCAGCCGGAACACATCATGCGCTGGCCTTCTCCATGGAGCGACGGTTTCCCCGGATGGCATGCCGAATGTACCGCCATGGGACGCAAGTATCTGGGCGAGCACTTCGATATTCACGGAGGAGGAATGGACCTGATCTTCCCGCATCATGAATGTGAGATCGCACAGTCGGTAGCTTCGCAAGGCGATGACATGGTTCACTACTGGATGCACAACAACATGATTACCATCAACGGTACGAAGATGGGTAAATCACTCGGCAACTTCATCACGCTGGATGAATTCTTCAACGGTACTCACAAGTTGCTGGCACAAGCCTACACTCCGATGACCATCCGTTTCTTCATCCTGCAAGCTCACTATCGCAGCACTGTAGACTTCAGTAACGAAGCATTGCAAGCTTCGGAAAAAGGGCTGCAACGTTTGATAGAAGCAATCGAAGGACTCGACAAGATCACTCCGGCCGCAACAACTTCGGAAGGTATCAACGTGAAAGAGCTGCGTGCTAAATGCTACGAAGCTATGAATGACGACTTGAATACTCCTATTGTCATCGCACAGCTTTTCGAAGGTGCCCGCATCATCAATAATATCAACGCAGGAAATGCAACGATCTCCGCAGAAGATCTGAAAGACCTGAAAGAAACTTTCCACCTGTTCTGCTTCGACATCATGGGGCTGAAAGAAGAGAAAGGTTCTTCCGACGGTCGCGAAGCCGCTTATGGCAAAGTCGTTGATATGCTTCTTGAACAACGCATGAAAGCAAAAGCCAACAAAGACTGGGCTACTTCCGACGAAATCCGTAATACATTGACTGCACTCGGATTTGAAGTGAAAGATACAAAAGATGGTTTCGAATGGAGATTAAACAAGTAA
- a CDS encoding sulfatase family protein encodes MNKSVNLLMGGLTLFAAQGCKAPKQVAEQAEHPNIIYVFPDQYRNQAMGFWNQEGFRDKVNFRGDPVHTPNIDTFARESMVLTSAQSNCPLSSPHRGMLLTGMYPNRSGVPLNCNSTRPISSLRDDAECIGDVFSKAGYDCAYFGKLHADFPTPNDPENPGQYVETQRPVWDAYTPKEQRHGFNYWYSYGTFDEHKNPHYWDTDGKRHDPKEWSPLHESGKVVSYLKNEGNVRDTKKPFFIMVGMNPPHSPYRSLNDCEEQDFNLYKDQPLDSLLIRPNVDLNMKKAESVRYYFASVTGVDRAFGQILEALKQLGLDKNTVVIFASDHGETMCSQRTDDPKNSPYSESMNIPFLVRFPGKIQPRVDDLLLSAPDIMPTVLGLCGLGDSIPSEVQGRNFAPLFFDEKAEIVRPAGALYIQNLDGEKDKDGLVQSYFPSSRGIKTARYTLALYIDRKTKQLKKSLLFDDVNDPYQLNNLPLDENKEVVEQLYREMGTMLKEIDDPWYTEKILSDRIPY; translated from the coding sequence ATAAACAAATCAGTAAACTTATTGATGGGAGGCTTGACCCTCTTTGCAGCGCAAGGCTGTAAAGCCCCCAAGCAGGTGGCAGAGCAGGCAGAACATCCAAACATCATCTATGTATTTCCTGATCAGTATCGCAATCAGGCAATGGGCTTCTGGAACCAGGAAGGTTTCAGAGATAAAGTAAACTTCCGGGGAGACCCCGTGCATACTCCTAACATAGATACTTTCGCACGTGAATCTATGGTGCTGACTTCCGCTCAAAGCAACTGTCCGCTGAGCAGCCCCCATCGTGGAATGTTGCTGACCGGTATGTATCCGAATCGCAGTGGTGTACCTTTGAACTGTAACTCTACACGTCCTATCAGCTCTTTGCGTGACGATGCGGAGTGCATAGGCGACGTATTCAGCAAGGCCGGTTATGATTGTGCTTATTTCGGTAAACTTCACGCTGACTTCCCGACCCCGAATGATCCGGAGAATCCGGGACAATATGTAGAAACACAGCGTCCGGTGTGGGACGCTTATACGCCGAAAGAGCAGCGCCACGGTTTCAACTATTGGTATTCGTACGGCACGTTTGACGAACATAAGAACCCGCATTATTGGGATACGGACGGCAAGAGGCATGATCCGAAAGAATGGTCACCGCTCCATGAGTCGGGCAAAGTTGTTTCTTATCTCAAGAATGAAGGAAACGTGCGTGATACGAAGAAGCCATTCTTCATCATGGTGGGAATGAACCCGCCGCATAGCCCATACCGTTCGCTGAACGATTGTGAAGAACAGGACTTCAATCTTTATAAAGATCAACCGCTGGACAGTCTGCTGATTCGCCCAAACGTAGATCTGAATATGAAAAAAGCGGAATCCGTCCGTTACTACTTTGCTTCTGTGACCGGAGTAGACCGTGCTTTCGGACAGATTTTGGAAGCACTGAAACAATTGGGATTGGATAAAAATACAGTAGTCATCTTTGCTTCCGACCATGGCGAAACAATGTGCAGCCAGCGAACGGACGACCCTAAGAACTCTCCCTATTCCGAATCTATGAATATTCCGTTCCTGGTTCGTTTCCCCGGTAAGATTCAGCCCCGGGTAGATGATTTGTTGCTTTCTGCTCCCGACATTATGCCTACCGTACTCGGCTTGTGCGGTCTGGGGGATTCGATTCCTTCCGAGGTGCAGGGACGCAACTTCGCACCTCTTTTCTTCGATGAAAAGGCGGAAATTGTTCGTCCGGCAGGTGCGTTGTATATTCAGAATCTGGATGGAGAGAAAGATAAGGATGGATTGGTGCAATCTTATTTCCCCTCTTCGCGCGGCATTAAGACGGCTCGCTATACATTGGCTCTGTATATCGACCGGAAGACGAAACAGCTAAAGAAAAGTCTGCTGTTTGATGACGTAAACGACCCTTATCAGCTGAATAATCTGCCTTTGGATGAAAATAAGGAAGTTGTGGAGCAACTTTATCGTGAAATGGGAACAATGCTGAAAGAAATCGACGATCCGTGGTATACGGAAAAGATTCTTTCGGACCGTATACCTTACTGA
- a CDS encoding chondroitinase family polysaccharide lyase, with protein sequence MKAVCFIFLFLFCSLSSYAQVIGFEEKVPETFKVSGKGEVKLSSLFYKEGESSLEWDFQPASTLDVQIEPLSLNAKKEQQFGITLWIYNEKPQQDSIRFEFLNKAGEVSYWFTYHLQAAGWRACWISFAYMNGDKKDKNIVSYRLVAPDRKGRIFLDRLTFPEKKMNLRTTPDQQLPANNGLSNRDLWHWCLVWKWEQQSYDVPLLSKLTTRQKKDLKTIEQRLTEFLDVKKAPQGQINAARKTFERAAIAPSAAGTGFTGTPVVAPDEQDKKKGEMSWNDIETMLAGFAYDAFYNQNETSKKNYFTVFDYAMDQGFAFGSGMGTNHHYGYQVRKIYTTAWLMRDAIYKHPHRDAYLSTLRFWAALQETRQPCPPERDELLDSWHTLLMAKFISAMMFPDAREQEQALNGLSRWLSSSLNYTPGTLGGIKVDGTTFHHGGFYPGYTTGVLATIGQFIALTNGTGFELTEEARQHIKSAFLAMRNYCNLYEWGTGISGRHPFGGKMGSDDIEAFANIALSGDLSGQGNTFDHGLAADYLRLIRDRNTRNAHFFRKEGIQPAQAPHGFFVYNYGSAGIFRRADWMVTLKGYTTDVWGAEIYAKDNRYGRYQSYGSVQIMGKGNPVSRAGSGFVQEGWDWNRLPGTTTIHLPFELLDSPLKGTTMARSTENFSGSSSLGGMNGMFAMKLTERDYENFTPDFVARKSVFCFDNRMICLGTGITNSNADYPTETTLFQTKFNGKEQKTGKDNYWLHDGYDNYYHVVDGTLRSQIAEQESRHEKTREKTTGTFSSAWIEHGNAPKNATYEYMVLIQPSASDLDELKKTPAYEVWQRDQTAHIVYDRKTGITGYAVFEDYRSADDKLVVASIPAETMVMYAAEGKKAIRLSVCDPNLNIAEKTYTTKEPSRPIRKIIELKGRWSFLETPANVKLEYKGAHTILDVTCQHGQPVEMILENK encoded by the coding sequence ATGAAAGCTGTTTGTTTTATATTTCTGTTCTTGTTTTGTTCTTTGTCCTCTTATGCGCAGGTCATAGGGTTTGAAGAAAAGGTTCCCGAGACGTTCAAAGTTTCGGGGAAAGGTGAAGTGAAACTTTCTTCTCTTTTCTATAAAGAGGGAGAAAGCAGTCTGGAATGGGATTTCCAACCTGCCTCGACACTGGACGTTCAGATAGAACCTTTATCGCTGAATGCCAAAAAGGAACAGCAATTTGGTATTACCCTGTGGATATATAACGAGAAACCCCAACAGGACTCTATCCGTTTTGAGTTTCTAAATAAGGCGGGTGAAGTCTCTTATTGGTTCACGTATCATCTGCAAGCGGCAGGCTGGCGGGCTTGCTGGATATCTTTCGCCTACATGAACGGGGATAAGAAAGATAAAAATATAGTTTCTTATCGTCTGGTCGCTCCCGACCGTAAAGGGCGCATCTTTCTGGATCGCCTGACCTTTCCGGAAAAGAAGATGAACCTGCGCACGACACCGGACCAACAACTGCCAGCTAACAACGGTCTTTCCAATCGTGACCTCTGGCATTGGTGTCTTGTATGGAAGTGGGAACAGCAGTCTTATGATGTCCCCTTGCTTTCTAAACTGACAACTCGGCAAAAGAAGGACTTGAAAACAATCGAACAACGCCTGACTGAATTTCTCGATGTGAAGAAAGCTCCCCAAGGACAGATCAACGCTGCAAGGAAGACTTTTGAAAGAGCTGCCATTGCTCCCTCCGCAGCCGGGACCGGCTTTACCGGAACTCCTGTTGTAGCACCGGACGAGCAAGACAAGAAGAAAGGGGAGATGTCATGGAATGATATCGAAACGATGCTTGCCGGTTTTGCATACGATGCCTTCTACAATCAGAATGAGACATCGAAGAAGAACTATTTTACCGTATTCGACTATGCAATGGATCAGGGATTCGCTTTTGGCAGCGGCATGGGGACGAATCATCATTACGGCTATCAGGTACGTAAAATATATACTACCGCCTGGCTCATGCGGGACGCGATTTATAAACATCCTCACCGGGATGCCTATCTATCCACTTTACGTTTCTGGGCTGCTTTACAGGAGACTCGTCAACCGTGTCCGCCGGAGCGGGATGAATTACTGGATTCATGGCATACGCTCTTGATGGCAAAGTTTATCTCCGCCATGATGTTCCCCGATGCAAGAGAACAGGAACAGGCTTTGAATGGTTTGTCGCGCTGGTTGTCTTCATCGCTGAATTATACTCCGGGCACTCTCGGCGGTATCAAAGTAGATGGAACGACCTTTCATCACGGAGGTTTCTATCCCGGCTATACAACCGGAGTACTGGCTACCATCGGTCAATTTATCGCTCTCACCAACGGGACTGGATTTGAACTGACGGAAGAGGCACGTCAACATATCAAGTCTGCCTTTCTCGCCATGCGCAATTATTGTAACCTTTACGAATGGGGGACAGGCATTAGCGGTCGCCATCCTTTTGGCGGAAAGATGGGAAGCGATGATATAGAAGCATTTGCCAATATTGCATTGTCAGGAGACTTGTCCGGTCAGGGAAATACATTCGATCATGGACTGGCCGCCGATTATTTGCGTCTGATACGTGATCGGAATACAAGGAATGCACATTTCTTCAGAAAAGAAGGTATTCAGCCTGCACAGGCTCCCCACGGTTTTTTTGTTTATAACTATGGATCGGCAGGTATTTTCCGCCGTGCAGACTGGATGGTGACACTGAAAGGATATACCACAGATGTATGGGGTGCTGAAATCTATGCGAAAGATAATCGTTACGGACGTTATCAAAGCTACGGATCGGTACAGATTATGGGAAAAGGAAATCCCGTCTCCCGTGCCGGAAGTGGTTTTGTACAGGAAGGATGGGACTGGAACCGTCTGCCCGGTACGACTACCATTCATCTTCCTTTTGAACTCTTGGACAGTCCCCTGAAAGGTACGACGATGGCACGGTCTACGGAAAACTTTTCCGGAAGCAGCTCTTTAGGCGGCATGAACGGAATGTTTGCAATGAAACTGACGGAACGTGATTATGAGAACTTTACTCCCGACTTTGTAGCCCGTAAATCCGTCTTCTGTTTTGATAACCGGATGATCTGCCTCGGAACAGGCATCACGAACAGCAATGCTGACTATCCTACGGAGACCACTCTCTTCCAGACGAAATTTAACGGCAAAGAGCAGAAGACAGGTAAGGATAACTATTGGTTGCACGACGGCTATGATAATTATTATCATGTAGTTGACGGAACCCTTCGTTCACAGATAGCCGAACAGGAGTCGCGTCATGAGAAAACCCGCGAAAAGACTACAGGAACATTCTCTTCTGCCTGGATTGAACATGGCAACGCCCCGAAGAATGCTACTTATGAATATATGGTACTGATTCAGCCTTCAGCTTCGGATTTGGATGAACTGAAGAAAACGCCTGCATACGAAGTATGGCAACGTGATCAGACTGCGCATATTGTCTATGACAGGAAAACGGGTATAACCGGATATGCTGTTTTTGAAGATTACCGGTCTGCTGACGATAAGCTGGTGGTTGCTTCCATTCCTGCGGAAACGATGGTCATGTATGCGGCAGAGGGAAAAAAGGCGATTCGTCTCAGCGTCTGTGACCCAAACTTGAATATTGCGGAAAAGACGTATACGACAAAAGAACCGAGCCGCCCTATTCGTAAAATAATAGAGCTGAAAGGACGCTGGAGTTTCTTGGAGACACCGGCGAATGTAAAGCTTGAATATAAAGGTGCCCATACGATACTGGATGTAACTTGTCAGCATGGACAACCGGTGGAAATGATTCTTGAAAATAAATGA
- a CDS encoding DEAD/DEAH box helicase, which translates to MEEKANTGQVIIVLTEHLTFGTLLIPYMAEKSDDGTYQLIEQAFHASPEAISRMNEAEQQAIDIASHYTEKYLMGIYSREKTVSRFLRKLSEDPERVKNNIRPFIEKKMQEMLTLIRHHNLPLYQKQVGSKLLYAHHAYHVHPHDVEIRFTFLADETNFRYQLQCYYDGQPLSLSEQKPVIVLTSSPSALLLGMELYFFPHIESVRILPFTKKKKISVPASQIEKYIDNIVIPIARYHEITTQGLNIIEETYACEAVLSLEDTIYDEQMLRLSFRYGDQSFTPDTVTEMKKIIYRNDFGEIFFFRRDSDAEEEKLRMLTDSGLQRVSDVHFKLSPDAPEKTITEWISTYREMLQQSFLLTGNMGNTPYCLDEIRIEQSCDDEPDWFELHITVVIGNLRIPFSRFRKHILEEKREFLLPDGRMILLPEEWFSKYGNLLELGTQTETGIRLKPTFVGAVQSALEENGPKNLLFKREIRNVPVPQGLNAKLRPYQQKGFSWMVQLNKQGFGGCLADDMGLGKTLQTLTLLQYIYKPLSPDAVTAPMKPVFTETTASDSQPDKECTANNPPVREQIADAEGQFSLFSFSSEDELLPDAREIREKNRPKEDDHRQEHGKNSRKPATLIVVPTSLLHNWRREAKRFTTLAIAEYNSNTAFPKGHPEKFFNHFHLIFTTYGMMRNNIDILRSYTFEYIVLDESQNIKNNDSLTFRSVIQLQGKHRIALTGTPIENSLKDLWAQFRFLQPDLLGEESTFHKQFIIPIRQGNVRMEKRLQQIIAPFILRRSKSEVAPELPPLTEETIYCAMSEKQGESYEQEKNSLRNILLQQPENKDRYHMFSILNGILRLRQLACHPQLIFPDFDGVSGKTEQIIDTFDTLRSEGHKVLIFSSFVRHLEILAEVFRQRGWKYALLTGSTNNRPSEIAHFTEQKDVQAFLISLKAGGVGLNLTQADYVFIIDPWWNPAAESQAIARAHRIGQDKQVIAYRFITQNSIEEKILQLQEDKRRLAETFITDSEALPALSNEQWADLLK; encoded by the coding sequence ATGGAAGAGAAAGCAAATACCGGACAAGTTATCATCGTTTTAACCGAACATCTGACGTTCGGCACACTACTGATTCCTTATATGGCAGAGAAATCTGACGACGGTACATACCAACTCATTGAACAGGCTTTTCACGCTTCACCCGAAGCAATCAGCCGGATGAACGAGGCCGAGCAACAAGCTATCGACATCGCCTCTCATTATACAGAGAAATATCTGATGGGGATCTATTCGCGTGAGAAAACAGTATCCCGTTTTCTGCGCAAATTATCCGAAGATCCGGAGCGGGTAAAGAACAATATCCGCCCATTCATCGAGAAAAAAATGCAGGAGATGCTGACATTGATACGCCATCATAATCTTCCTCTGTATCAGAAACAGGTCGGAAGCAAACTGCTATATGCGCATCATGCCTATCATGTGCATCCTCATGACGTGGAAATCCGTTTTACGTTTCTTGCCGATGAGACCAATTTCCGCTACCAGCTGCAATGCTATTATGACGGGCAGCCGCTCTCATTAAGTGAGCAGAAGCCTGTTATCGTGCTGACCTCCTCACCGTCTGCCCTCTTACTGGGAATGGAGCTGTACTTCTTTCCGCATATTGAGAGCGTACGCATTCTGCCCTTTACCAAGAAAAAGAAAATCAGCGTCCCTGCTTCCCAAATCGAGAAATACATCGATAACATCGTCATTCCAATAGCACGCTATCATGAAATCACGACTCAGGGACTGAATATCATTGAAGAGACGTATGCCTGCGAAGCTGTCCTGTCTCTTGAAGATACCATTTACGACGAACAGATGTTGCGGCTTAGCTTCCGTTATGGTGACCAGTCATTTACTCCCGACACCGTGACCGAAATGAAGAAGATCATTTACCGGAACGATTTCGGCGAGATATTCTTTTTCCGTCGGGATAGCGATGCCGAAGAAGAGAAGCTCCGGATGTTAACAGATTCCGGCTTGCAACGAGTCAGCGACGTTCATTTCAAGCTGTCGCCCGATGCACCCGAAAAGACAATTACCGAATGGATCAGTACATATCGGGAGATGCTCCAACAGTCTTTTCTGCTGACAGGAAACATGGGGAATACTCCTTACTGTCTGGACGAAATCCGCATCGAACAGAGTTGTGATGACGAACCCGACTGGTTTGAGCTACATATCACGGTAGTCATCGGCAATCTGCGTATCCCTTTCTCACGCTTCCGCAAGCACATCCTTGAAGAGAAAAGAGAATTTCTGTTACCGGACGGACGCATGATTCTTTTACCGGAAGAATGGTTCAGCAAATACGGAAACCTGTTGGAACTGGGCACCCAGACGGAGACAGGGATTCGTCTGAAACCGACCTTTGTCGGTGCCGTACAATCGGCTTTAGAAGAAAACGGGCCTAAAAACCTGCTTTTCAAGAGAGAGATACGCAATGTTCCTGTTCCCCAAGGACTGAATGCGAAACTACGACCCTATCAGCAGAAAGGATTCTCATGGATGGTACAGCTGAACAAGCAAGGATTCGGCGGCTGCCTGGCAGATGATATGGGACTTGGAAAGACGCTTCAGACGCTGACGCTGCTGCAATATATATACAAACCGCTTTCTCCTGATGCGGTCACTGCTCCTATGAAGCCCGTATTTACAGAAACCACAGCTTCCGACAGTCAGCCGGACAAGGAATGTACTGCCAACAATCCTCCCGTCAGAGAGCAGATAGCAGATGCCGAAGGACAATTCTCCTTATTCTCGTTTTCCTCCGAAGATGAGCTGCTGCCGGACGCACGGGAAATCAGAGAGAAAAACAGACCGAAAGAAGATGATCACAGACAGGAACACGGAAAGAACTCCCGTAAGCCTGCCACTCTGATCGTTGTCCCCACCTCCCTGCTCCACAACTGGCGAAGAGAGGCTAAACGCTTCACGACTCTTGCGATAGCGGAATATAACAGCAACACCGCGTTTCCCAAAGGACATCCGGAGAAGTTCTTCAATCATTTCCATCTGATATTCACGACTTATGGGATGATGAGGAATAACATTGATATTCTCCGCTCCTACACATTCGAATACATCGTACTTGATGAGAGTCAGAATATCAAGAACAATGATTCCCTTACTTTCCGTTCGGTCATCCAGTTGCAAGGCAAGCACCGGATTGCACTTACCGGTACGCCTATCGAGAACTCTCTCAAAGATTTGTGGGCACAGTTCCGTTTTCTGCAACCGGACCTGTTAGGAGAAGAAAGCACTTTTCATAAGCAGTTTATCATTCCGATCCGGCAAGGAAACGTCCGTATGGAGAAAAGGCTGCAACAGATCATCGCTCCGTTTATCCTTCGCAGAAGCAAAAGCGAGGTAGCGCCGGAACTTCCCCCGCTTACCGAAGAAACGATCTATTGCGCCATGTCCGAAAAGCAGGGTGAGAGCTACGAACAGGAGAAAAACAGCCTCCGCAACATATTACTCCAGCAACCCGAAAACAAAGACAGATACCATATGTTCAGCATCCTGAACGGTATCCTGCGTCTCCGTCAACTGGCTTGCCATCCGCAGCTTATCTTTCCCGACTTCGACGGGGTATCGGGAAAAACGGAACAAATCATCGATACCTTTGACACACTAAGAAGTGAAGGACATAAGGTACTTATCTTTTCTTCCTTTGTCCGGCATTTGGAGATACTTGCCGAGGTATTCCGCCAACGGGGTTGGAAGTATGCTCTGCTGACCGGTTCCACCAACAACCGACCTTCCGAAATCGCCCATTTCACCGAGCAAAAGGATGTGCAGGCATTCCTTATTTCTTTGAAAGCAGGAGGAGTCGGCCTTAACCTTACACAAGCCGATTATGTATTTATCATCGATCCTTGGTGGAATCCTGCTGCCGAGTCACAAGCCATCGCCCGTGCACATCGTATCGGTCAGGATAAACAGGTTATCGCCTATCGTTTTATCACTCAGAATAGTATCGAAGAAAAGATTCTCCAACTACAGGAGGACAAGAGGAGGCTGGCAGAAACATTTATTACGGATAGTGAGGCACTGCCTGCACTGAGCAATGAGCAGTGGGCGGATTTGCTGAAATAA
- the mnmA gene encoding tRNA 2-thiouridine(34) synthase MnmA → MEENKRVLLGMSGGTDSSVAAMRLLEAGYEVTGVTFRFYELNDSTEYLEDARHLAERLGIRHITYDAREIFRKQIIEYFVHEYMVGHTPVPCTLCNNYLKWPLLSKIADEMGIFYIATGHYVRKVKVDDTCYITYAADSDKDQTFFLWGLKQDILRRMLLPMGDITKVEARAFAAERGFQKVAVKRDSLGVCFCPMDYRSFLKMWLVSNCQPQVSVGQPQVSAGQTWSAEVRRGRFVDEKGDFIAWHEGYPFYTVGQRRGLGIHLNRAVFVKEIRPEKNEVVLASLQALEKTEMLLKDWNIVNRERLLGHADIIVKIRYRKQENHCTVTVTLDNFLHVQLHEPLTAIASGQAAAFYKDGLLLGGGIIVE, encoded by the coding sequence ATGGAAGAAAACAAACGAGTATTGTTAGGAATGAGCGGCGGTACGGACAGTTCCGTAGCTGCCATGCGATTGCTGGAAGCCGGATATGAGGTGACCGGAGTTACTTTCCGTTTCTATGAGTTGAACGACTCGACCGAATATCTGGAAGATGCCCGCCATCTGGCAGAGCGTTTGGGAATCCGTCATATCACGTATGATGCCCGCGAGATATTCCGCAAACAGATTATCGAATATTTTGTGCATGAATATATGGTGGGGCATACTCCTGTGCCCTGCACATTGTGCAATAACTATCTGAAATGGCCTCTTCTATCCAAAATTGCCGATGAAATGGGGATTTTTTATATTGCTACGGGGCATTATGTACGGAAAGTAAAGGTGGATGATACCTGTTATATAACTTACGCTGCCGATTCGGACAAGGATCAGACCTTTTTCTTATGGGGACTCAAACAGGATATTCTTCGGAGAATGTTGCTTCCGATGGGAGATATTACCAAAGTGGAAGCACGTGCCTTTGCTGCTGAACGGGGATTTCAGAAAGTGGCGGTGAAAAGGGACAGTTTGGGAGTTTGCTTTTGCCCGATGGATTATCGAAGCTTTCTGAAAATGTGGTTGGTCAGCAATTGTCAGCCGCAGGTCAGCGTAGGTCAGCCCCAGGTCAGTGCAGGTCAGACTTGGTCAGCGGAGGTCAGACGTGGACGATTTGTCGATGAAAAGGGAGATTTTATAGCCTGGCACGAGGGTTATCCTTTTTATACCGTCGGACAACGGCGTGGCTTGGGCATTCATTTGAATCGTGCCGTCTTTGTGAAGGAAATTCGCCCGGAAAAGAATGAAGTAGTACTCGCTTCCCTACAGGCTTTGGAGAAAACAGAGATGTTACTTAAAGATTGGAATATTGTTAATCGGGAACGTTTGTTAGGGCATGCGGATATCATTGTGAAGATTCGCTATCGGAAACAGGAAAATCATTGTACCGTGACAGTTACACTAGATAATTTCCTGCATGTACAACTTCACGAACCGTTGACGGCAATCGCATCCGGGCAGGCTGCTGCCTTCTATAAAGATGGTTTGTTGCTAGGCGGTGGAATCATTGTAGAATAA